From Daucus carota subsp. sativus chromosome 6, DH1 v3.0, whole genome shotgun sequence, the proteins below share one genomic window:
- the LOC108226207 gene encoding malonyl-coenzyme A:anthocyanin 3-O-glucoside-6''-O-malonyltransferase: MVDRSSTVKVLEQCRISPPADSVPVATLPLNFFDLQWLIFHPLGRVILYNFPHSTSHFIQHTVPNLKTSLSLALKHFTPLAGNLIVPSGTDSNTDYVIRYLDGDSVSVTFAECTDDIDYGNHVRDANILSTFVPQLPSATNVDISGEKCSVAPVFAIQVTVFPGRAICIGIKSAHTVADGSSLFNFARAWASITKNVNLLDTKNNISDFVTSEGFEIPSYDRSSIQDPCDLVTMFLEVLGPGVTKQVEKLLPQKESVDDSSKHKVKATFTITEAQIKSLKSMISTERPTLAYLSSFTAVCAYIWTCLAKTRATVWGEEHNLDECQHFSFSMDCRARLDPPLPASYFGNCLAPCLGAQTGRVLVGDEGLAAAAEVLGNSVSVKLEKGPLHGLDKLPDALAGTMKGEWIIGIAGSPKLDYYNNIDFGWGKPLKFEFVEEPLSISRCKDSNADLEIGIVLPKNEMDVFSTIFARGLQNLHC; this comes from the coding sequence atggTGGATCGATCATCCACTGTCAAAGTTCTCGAACAGTGCCGTATCTCTCCACCAGCCGACTCTGTCCCAGTGGCAACTCTGCCTCTTAATTTTTTCGACCTTCAATGGCTCATTTTCCATCCCCTTGGTCGTGTGATCCTGTATAATTTCCCACATTCCACTAGCCACTTTATTCAACACACAGTTCCAAACCTCAAAACATCCTTGTCTCTTGCCCTCAAACACTTCACTCCCTTGGCTGGAAATTTGATAGTACCCTCTGGTACTGATTCCAACACTGACTACGTGATCCGTTATTTGGACGGAGACTCGGTGTCTGTAACATTTGCCGAGTGCACTGATGATATTGATTACGGAAATCATGTTCGTGACGCCAACATATTGAGCACTTTTGTTCCTCAACTTCCCTCAGCTACAAATGTTGATATCTCGGGCGAAAAATGTTCTGTAGCTCCTGTATTTGCTATCCAAGTGACTGTGTTTCCAGGACGCGCCATCTGTATTGGAATCAAAAGCGCGCACACAGTTGCGGATGGAAGCTCTTTGTTTAACTTTGCACGAGCGTGGGCTTCAATTACTAAGAACGTTAATCTCCTGGataccaaaaataatatcagtGATTTCGTAACGTCTGAGGGCTTTGAGATCCCAAGTTATGATAGGAGTTCGATCCAAGACCCCTGTGATCTAGTTACTATGTTTTTGGAAGTACTTGGACCGGGAGTAACAAAGCAGGTCGAGAAGTTGTTACCGCAAAAGGAATCTGTTGATGATTCTTCGAAACACAAGGTTAAAGCAACATTTACTATAACCGAAGCCCAAATCAAGTCCCTCAAGAGCATGATATCAACAGAACGGCCAACATTAGCATACCTGTCATCCTTCACTGCTGTGTGCGCTTATATTTGGACATGTTTAGCGAAAACACGGGCTACTGTTTGGGGAGAGGAGCACAATCTTGATGAGTGTCAgcacttttctttttctatggATTGTCGCGCTAGATTGGATCCGCCCCTACCCGCTTCTTACTTTGGTAATTGCTTAGCGCCATGCCTTGGAGCACAAACAGGCAGGGTTTTGGTAGGAGATGAAGGCCTTGCTGCTGCTGCGGAAGTATTGGGAAACTCTGTGTCTGTGAAGCTTGAGAAAGGTCCCTTGCACGGGTTAGATAAGTTACCGGATGCCTTAGCTGGAACAATGAAGGGGGAATGGATCATCGGCATTGCAGGATCCCCAAAATTGGACTACTACAACAATATTGATTTCGGATGGGGTAAACCCCTAAAGTTTGAGTTTGTTGAAGAGCCGTTATCGATTTCAAGGTGCAAAGATTCAAATGCGGATCTTGAAATTGGTATAGTTCTGCCTAAAAATGAGATGGATGTTTTTTCTACTATATTCGCTCGGGGTTTGCAAAACCTACACTGTTAA
- the LOC108224489 gene encoding phenolic glucoside malonyltransferase 1, whose product MEDVAASVSILEQCEVTPAPDAVPVFSLHLPFYDLLWLPFHPLGRVIFYHFPHSTDHFIQKTIPNLKTSLALALKHFTPLAGKLFTPSDTKSDAECLIRYSDGDSVSVTFAEGSGDVNYLSGNHVRDADILKSLVPPLSSTTSADTSASALFAIQVTVFPNRAICIGITNSHVVADGSSVFSFIRGWASIARRLDNSDGGLELDISDLVATGDYQIPSYDRSSIQDPHNLGAMLAKTAALLMEQIQLQKDRMVEDPSNPRVRATFILTESDLQALKKTVLANRPGLTYVSSFTVACAYLWTCFAKARATASKEDHNLDEPQNFGFVMDCRTRLDPPLPASYFGNCLVPCVGVKTGRVMVGDEGLAAAAEALGNAIAVKLKEGPLHGTDKWMDEFAGIMRGEWNTGIAGSPKLDYYNNVDFGWGKPMKFEFVDEPLSLSKCKDSKMDIEVGVVMPKNEMDVFSTVFDRGLHNLAG is encoded by the coding sequence ATGGAGGATGTAGCAGCCTCAGTGAGCATTCTTGAACAGTGCGAAGTCACTCCAGCCCCGGACGCTGTCCCCGTATTTTCTCTGCACCTCCCTTTCTACGACTTGCTATGGCTCCCTTTCCACCCCCTCGGCCGCGTCATCTTCTATCATTTCCCTCACTCCACAGACCATTTCATTCAAAAAACTATTCCAAATCTCAAAACCTCGTTGGCTCTTGCCCTCAAGCACTTCACTCCCTTGGCTGGAAAATTGTTTACACCCTCCGATACTAAGTCCGACGCTGAGTGCCTAATTCGGTATTCGGACGGAGACTCGGTCTCCGTCACATTTGCTGAGGGCAGTGGTGATGTTAATTATTTATCGGGGAACCATGTACGAGATGCAGATATATTGAAGTCTCTTGTTCCTCCGCTCTCGTCAACTACTTCTGCTGATACCTCTGCTTCTGCTTTGTTTGCTATTCAAGTTACGGTGTTTCCTAACCGAGCCATATGTATTGGAATCACAAACTCCCATGTAGTTGCGGATGGAAGCTCCGTGTTCAGTTTTATACGAGGATGGGCTTCGATTGCAAGACGACTTGATAACTCTGATGGTGGACTTGAACTTGATATTAGTGATCTCGTGGCGACAGGGGATTACCAGATCCCGAGTTACGACAGGAGTTCTATCCAAGACCCGCACAATCTAGGCGCTATGCTTGCGAAAACAGCCGCCTTGCTAATGGAACAGATCCAGCTACAAAAGGATCGTATGGTTGAAGATCCTTCAAACCCCCGGGTGAGAGCAACGTTTATTTTAACTGAATCCGATCTCCAAGCCCTCAAGAAGACGGTTTTAGCGAACCGGCCAGGCCTCACATACGTCTCATCTTTCACAGTCGCGTGTGCTTATCTGTGGACGTGTTTCGCGAAAGCCCGAGCCACTGCTTCGAAAGAGGACCACAATCTAGACGAGCCACAGAACTTCGGGTTCGTTATGGACTGTCGGACTCGATTAGATCCGCCCCTGCCTGCTTCGTACTTTGGCAATTGCTTAGTTCCATGTGTTGGAGTGAAAACAGGCAGGGTAATGGTAGGAGACGAAGGCCTAGCTGCCGCGGCCGAGGCGTTGGGAAATGCGATTGCTGTGAAGCTTAAGGAAGGTCCCTTACATGGTACGGATAAATGGATGGATGAATTTGCGGGGATAATGAGAGGGGAATGGAACACCGGGATTGCTGGCTCCCCGAAATTGGATTATTACAACAATGTGGATTTCGGATGGGGTAAACCCATGAAATTCGAATTCGTGGATGAGCCATTATCTTTGTCAAAATGTAAAGATTCAAAAATGGACATAGAAGTTGGAGTCGTCATGCCTAAAAATGAGATGGACGTGTTCTCAACAGTTTTCGACCGGGGCTTGCATAATTTGGCCGGCTAA
- the LOC108226738 gene encoding malonyl-coenzyme A:anthocyanin 3-O-glucoside-6''-O-malonyltransferase, translated as MENPSPAINILEHCGISPSAEAITVTSLPLSFFDIMWLTFHPLGRVIFYDFPYSTTHFTQNVVPNLKTSLSLALKHFTPLAGNLIIPSNTDSNIDIGIRYMDGDSVSVTFAECTGAVNQFSGNHVRLADIMNPLVAQLPSGTCAEISGESCSVAPLIAVQVTVFPNQAICIGITNSHVVADGNTMFNFVRAWASIAKQLNICEAKPDTNDLIASGCFQIPCYDRSLIKDPYGLGPLFKKMRAAGGAGRMEQLMKQKEDSAPDSSKIKVRATFVITEANIQALKNKVLAKRPTLTHVSSFTAVCAYLWTCFAKTRATVWESAHDLDELQNFSFAMDSRPRLDPPLPASYFGNCLVACLGVQTGRVMIGDEGLAAAAEVLGNAISAKVKNGPMHGADKWMEEFAGIIRGEWYIGIAGSPKMDYYNNVDFGWGKALKFEFVEEPLSLSRCSNSKTDIEVSIILPKIEMDLFSTVFTQGLHNLHG; from the coding sequence ATGGAGAATCCATCACCAGCAATCAACATTCTTGAACACTGCGGAATCTCTCCGTCGGCTGAGGCTATCACTGTGACATCTCTGCCTCTCAGTTTCTTCGACATAATGTGGCTCACTTTCCATCCCCTTGGCCGTGTCATCTTCTACGATTTTCCATATTCCACCACTCACTTCACCCAAAATGTTGTTCCAAATCTCAAAACTTCGTTGTCTCTGGCCCTCAAACACTTCACTCCGTTGGCTGGAAATTTGATCATTCCGTCCAATACTGATTCCAACATCGACATTGGCATCCGTTACATGGACGGTGATTCTGTTTCTGTTACATTTGCTGAGTGCACTGGTGCTGTTAATCAATTTTCTGGAAACCATGTACGTCTCGCGGATATAATGAATCCCCTTGTTGCTCAACTTCCCTCGGGTACTTGTGCTGAAATTTCCGGGGAATCTTGTTCTGTAGCTCCTTTGATTGCTGTTCAGGTAACTGTATTTCCAAACCAGGCCATCTGTATTGGAATCACAAACTCCCACGTGGTTGCAGATGGAAACACTATGTTCAACTTTGTGCGGGCATGGGCTTCAATTGCTAAACAGCTTAATATCTGCGAAGCCAAACCTGATACTAATGATTTGATAGCATCAGGGTGTTTCCAGATTCCATGTTACGACAGAAGTTTGATCAAAGACCCCTACGGTCTAGGTCCTTTGTTTAAGAAAATGAGAGCGGCGGGAGGGGCTGGGCGGATGGAGCAATTGATGAAGCAAAAGGAGGATTCTGCTCCTGATTCTTCCAAGATAAAAGTAAGAGCAACATTTGTGATAACTGAAGCCAATATCCAGGCCTTGAAGAACAAAGTTTTAGCCAAACGGCCAACGTTAACACACGTGTCATCATTCACAGCGGTTTGTGCTTATCTTTGGACATGTTTTGCAAAAACACGAGCCACTGTTTGGGAAAGCGCGCATGATCTTGATGAGCTGCAGAACTTTAGTTTTGCTATGGATTCTCGTCCTCGATTGGATCCTCCCCTGCCTGCTAGTTACTTTGGTAATTGCTTGGTTGCGTGTCTTGGCGTGCAGACGGGCAGGGTAATGATAGGGGATGAAGGCCTTGCTGCTGCTGCGGAAGTGTTAGGAAATGCAATCTCTGCAAAGGTTAAGAATGGTCCGATGCACGGAGCAGATAAGTGGATGGAAGAGTTTGCTGGAATTATAAGAGGGGAATGGTATATTGGCATTGCTGGTTCCCCAAAGATGGACTACTACAACAATGTTGATTTCGGATGGGGTAAAGCTCTTAAGTTTGAATTTGTCGAAGAGCCATTATCCTTGTCAAGGTGTAGCAATTCAAAAACTGACATTGAAGTGAGTATAATCCTACCTAAGATTGAAATGGACCTTTTCTCAACTGTGTTCACCCAGGGGTTGCATAATTTGCACGGCTAA
- the LOC108226772 gene encoding malonyl-coenzyme A:anthocyanin 3-O-glucoside-6''-O-malonyltransferase, producing the protein MEDRLSTVKVLEHCRISPPADTVPVATLPLNFFDYLWLTFHPLGRVLFYDFPHSTSHFIHHTVPNLKTSLSLALKHFTPLAGNLIVSSNTNSNTNYVIRYLDGDSVSVTFAECTDDIDYGNHVRDANMLNTFVPQLPSATSVDISGEKCSVAPVFAIQVTVFPGRAICIGIRNAHAVADGSSLFNFARAWASITKKVNLLDTKNNISDLITSEGFQIPSYDRSSIQDPCDLGTMYLKAQGARVKKQVEKALPQMESVDDSSKRKVKATFTVTEAKIKALKSMISTERPTLAYLSSLTSVCAYLWTCFAKTRATVWGVEHNLDECQHFIFAMDCRARLDPPLPASYFGNCLVPCCGALTGRILVGDEGLAAAAEVLGNSVSVKLEKGPLHGSDMFLDEYAGTMRGEWTIGIAGSPKLDYYNNIDFGWGKPLKFEFVQEPLSISRSKDSNADLEIGIVLPQNEMDVFPIIFARGLQNLHC; encoded by the coding sequence ATGGAGGATCGATTATCCACCGTCAAAGTTCTCGAACATTGCCGTATCTCTCCACCAGCTGACACTGTCCCAGTGGCAACTCTGCCTCTTAACTTTTTCGACTATCTATGGCTCACTTTCCATCCCCTTGGCCGTGTGCTCTTTTATGATTTTCCACATTCCACTAGTCACTTTATTCATCACACAGTTCCAAACCTCAAAACATCCTTGTCTCTTGCCCTCAAACACTTCACTCCCTTGGCTGGAAATTTGATAGTATCTTCAAATACTAATTCCAACACTAACTACGTGATTCGTTATTTGGATGGAGACTCGGTGTCTGTAACATTTGCCGAGTGCACTGATGATATTGATTACGGAAATCATGTACGTGACGCCAACATGTTGAACACTTTTGTTCCTCAACTTCCCTCAGCTACTAGTGTTGATATCTCGGGCGAGAAATGTTCTGTAGCTCCTGTATTTGCTATCCAAGTAACTGTGTTCCCAGGACGCGCCATCTGTATTGGAATCAGAAACGCGCACGCAGTTGCAGATGGAAGCTCTTTGTTTAACTTTGCACGAGCATGGGCTTCAATTACAAAGAAAGTTAATCTCCTGGACacgaaaaataatattagtgaTTTGATAACGTCTGAGGGTTTTCAGATCCCAAGTTATGATAGGAGTTCGATCCAAGACCCCTGTGATCTAGGTACTATGTATTTAAAAGCACAGGGAGCGAGAGTAAAAAAACAGGTCGAGAAAGCGTTACCTCAAATGGAATCTGTTGATGATTCTTCGAAACGCAAGGTTAAAGCAACATTTACTGTAACTGAAGCCAAAATCAAGGCACTCAAGAGCATGATATCAACAGAACGGCCAACATTAGCATACCTGTCATCTTTGACTTCTGTGTGCGCTTATCTCTGGACATGTTTCGCCAAAACACGAGCTACTGTTTGGGGAGTGGAGCACAATCTTGATGAGTGTCAGCACTTTATATTTGCTATGGATTGTCGTGCTCGATTGGATCCGCCCCTGCCCGCTTCTTACTTTGGTAATTGCTTAGTGCCATGTTGTGGAGCACTAACAGGCAGGATTTTGGTAGGAGATGAAGGCCTTGCAGCTGCTGCGGAAGTATTGGGAAATTCAGTATCTGTGAAGCTTGAGAAAGGTCCCTTGCACGGGTCAGATATGTTCCTGGATGAATATGCTGGAACAATGAGGGGGGAATGGACTATTGGCATAGCCGGATCCCCAAAATTGGACTATTACAACAATATTGATTTCGGATGGGGTAAACCTCTAAAGTTTGAGTTTGTTCAAGAGCCGTTATCGATTTCAAGGAGCAAAGATTCAAATGCGGATCTTGAAATTGGTATAGTTCTACCTCAAAATGAGATGGATGTTTTTCCTATTATATTTGCTCGGGGTTTGCAAAATCTACACTGTTAA